The Macaca thibetana thibetana isolate TM-01 chromosome 11, ASM2454274v1, whole genome shotgun sequence genome window below encodes:
- the CLEC6A gene encoding C-type lectin domain family 6 member A — protein MMQELQPQSTEKRGWWSLKLWSVAGISIALLSACFIVSCVVTYRFTYGETGKTLSELHSYHSSLTCFSEGTKVTAWGCCPASWKSFDSSCYFISGEKNVWSKSEQNCVEMGAHLVVFNTEAEQNFIVQQLNESFSYFLGLSDPQGNNNWQWIDKTPFKKNVRFWHPNEPSHSAEKCASIVFWKPIGWGWNDVICETSRNSICEMNKIYL, from the exons ATGATGCAAGAGCTGCAACCTCAAAGTACAG AGAAAAGAGGTTGGTGGTCCCTGAAACTCTGGTCTGTGGCTGGGATTTCCATTGCACTCCTCAGTGCTTGCTTCATTGTGAGCTGTGTGG tAACTTACCGTTTTACATATGGCGAAACTGGCAAAACGCTGTCTGAACTACACTCATATCATTCAAGTCTCACCTGCTTCAGTGAAGGGACAAAGGTGACAG CCTGGGGATGTTGCCCAGCTTCTTGGAAGTCATTTGATTCCAGCTGCTACTTCATTTCTGGTGAAAAGAACGTTTGGTCTAAGAGTGAGCAGAACTGTGTTGAGATGGGAGCACATTTGGTTGTGTTCAACACAGAAGCAGAGCAG AATTTCATTGTCCAGCAGCTGAATgagtcattttcttattttctggggCTTTCAGACCCACAAGGTAATAATAATTGGCAATGGATTGATAAGACACCTTTCAAGAAAAATGTCAG attttGGCACCCAAATGAGCCCAGTCATTCAGCAGAAAAATGTGCTTCAATAGTCTTCTGGAAACCTATAGGATGGGGCTGGAATGATGTTATCTGTGAAACTAGCAGGAATTcaatatgtgagatgaataagatTTACCTATGA